The sequence GTCATGCTTCAACGTAAAATTCTCGTCCGGGAATGTTCCACCGCTGTAGATGCTCAGTACCCCGGTACCGTCGCCATTAACAAAGTCACCACCCTGTATCATAAAGTCCTTGATCACCCGGTGGAAGATTGCGCCCTTGAAACCCAGCGGCACTCCATCCTTCCTGTATTCACCGGTGCAGAATTGCCTGAAGTTCTCCGACGTCTTCGGGCACACGTCCTCGAACAGTTCAAAGATCATGCGGCCTATCTCCGTGGTGCCCACCGACACGTCGAAGAAGACCACGGGGTTGTTGGGATTCCGCAGCTGAGCTTGAATCTGGTTCCAAGTAGGCATGTTTGTCGATATTTCCTGGCGTATCTGCCGCGATCGTCACTCGCGGAAGCCTCGAGACGCTCAGTTCACTCCGAGATAATTTTACCGGAGGAATATATCTCTTCCAGTTCGTGAAATATCAATTTGGACACGGATAAACACCAACGAGCGGTGTTTTAGGCTAGATTTTAGGTTAGGTGCCTCTTGTAGCTCGGCTGCAGCGTACAACTCGCGCAGAAATCAACGATTAATGCCTACGAGTAAGTATTTAGTAGTAAACTACAAGTTTTGTGTTATACGCACTGTAAATCTCTGCGTA comes from Ooceraea biroi isolate clonal line C1 chromosome 8, Obir_v5.4, whole genome shotgun sequence and encodes:
- the LOC105275027 gene encoding peptidyl-prolyl cis-trans isomerase H: MPTWNQIQAQLRNPNNPVVFFDVSVGTTEIGRMIFELFEDVCPKTSENFRQFCTGEYRKDGVPLGFKGAIFHRVIKDFMIQGGDFVNGDGTGVLSIYSGGTFPDENFTLKHDSPGLLSMANSGKDTNGCQFFITCAKCNFLDGKHVVFGRVIDGLLVMRKVENVPTGPNNKPKIPVTISQCGQM